The Flexivirga oryzae genome has a segment encoding these proteins:
- a CDS encoding glycosyltransferase: MTAADAPRVLIIVQNLPVPFDRRVWLECLALRDVGYDVTVICPQGRGTGAFQVIDGITIRAYPPYAPGGSALSYVAEYAYSFTATAYQLARVRRAGRFQVMQACNPPDIFWPLAKLLRRVDGTRFVFDHHDLSPELYRSRFPEGARLPLRGLYALERATFRTADRVTSTNESYAAIARSRGGKDASRVTVVRTGPDPDRLKPAEADPDRRRGRRYLVAYIGVMGPQDGVDLALEAANIVVNQLGRTDVSFTLIGGGDSWDDLVAQRDRLGLQDYVEMPGRVPDEYVISVLSSADLGLSPDPKNPLNDVSTMNKTMEYMAFAMPVVAFDLRETRVSAADAARYVPANDVELFAKEIVGLLDDAETRAIMGKKGRERIERELAWQHQRTGYVNVFDELTGRRER, from the coding sequence GTGACTGCTGCTGACGCGCCCCGCGTTCTCATCATCGTGCAAAACCTGCCAGTGCCGTTTGACCGGCGGGTTTGGTTGGAGTGCCTGGCATTGCGCGATGTGGGCTACGACGTCACGGTCATCTGCCCGCAGGGCCGCGGGACTGGCGCATTTCAGGTGATCGATGGCATCACGATCCGCGCTTATCCGCCATATGCACCCGGTGGGAGCGCGCTGAGTTACGTCGCCGAGTACGCATACTCATTCACAGCGACCGCCTATCAGCTGGCGCGAGTTCGCAGGGCTGGCCGATTCCAGGTTATGCAGGCCTGCAACCCGCCGGACATCTTCTGGCCGCTCGCCAAACTGCTGCGGCGAGTGGACGGCACCCGGTTCGTGTTTGATCACCACGATCTGTCACCAGAGCTGTATCGTTCGCGATTCCCGGAAGGTGCGAGGCTCCCCTTGCGGGGGCTGTATGCGCTGGAGCGGGCCACCTTCCGTACAGCCGATCGTGTCACCTCGACCAACGAGTCGTATGCCGCCATCGCTCGCAGCCGCGGCGGCAAGGACGCCAGCCGGGTCACCGTTGTGCGCACTGGCCCAGATCCGGACCGGCTGAAGCCCGCCGAGGCGGACCCGGACCGTCGTCGCGGCAGGCGTTACCTCGTTGCGTACATAGGAGTCATGGGACCACAAGACGGCGTCGACCTCGCGCTGGAGGCGGCGAACATCGTTGTCAATCAGCTTGGTCGAACGGATGTGTCGTTCACCCTCATCGGCGGGGGTGACTCCTGGGACGATTTGGTCGCACAGCGGGACAGGCTGGGTCTCCAGGACTATGTCGAGATGCCGGGTCGGGTCCCGGACGAATACGTCATCTCGGTGCTGTCATCTGCGGACCTCGGGCTGTCTCCAGACCCAAAGAATCCGTTGAACGACGTCTCCACGATGAACAAGACGATGGAGTACATGGCATTCGCGATGCCGGTTGTTGCGTTCGATCTGCGTGAGACCCGCGTCTCGGCCGCTGACGCTGCACGCTACGTCCCCGCAAACGATGTCGAGCTCTTCGCCAAGGAAATCGTTGGCCTGCTGGATGATGCTGAGACTCGGGCGATCATGGGCAAGAAAGGTCGCGAGCGGATCGAACGTGAACTCGCGTGGCAGCATCAGCGCACCGGGTACGTCAATGTCTTCGACGAACTGACGGGCCGTCGGGAACGCTGA
- a CDS encoding glycosyltransferase gives MTTVLIAAHNEAGIIGRTLDGLLNEGGDSSIRVVVAANGCTDDTAAVARRRHVEVVEVAEPGKAAALNAAEHGLIGYPRVYLDADVNLTRSAVEQLTRALRSVDDDSSQPAVLATVPARRVDASGSTVLVRMYYAVNARHPAYQTGLFGRGAIALSEDGRRRFTEFPEIIADDLFLDSLFGPGETAEVDNVVSVVRAVRSTRDLVRRLARVRRGNAQLRAADATGQVRRAMGPGWLVAAARTDPRIIPGALVYAAITIAAEVQSRWGGDGWGADRSTSDAEAAVIR, from the coding sequence ATGACGACCGTGTTGATCGCCGCACACAACGAGGCGGGCATCATCGGACGTACCCTCGATGGTCTGCTCAACGAGGGCGGGGATTCTTCCATCCGGGTTGTCGTGGCCGCGAATGGCTGCACCGACGACACCGCGGCCGTCGCGCGGCGACGGCATGTGGAGGTCGTGGAAGTGGCCGAGCCCGGTAAGGCCGCTGCGCTGAACGCTGCCGAGCACGGGCTGATCGGATATCCACGTGTCTACCTCGACGCTGACGTGAACCTCACCCGAAGTGCTGTCGAGCAGCTTACGAGGGCGCTGCGTTCGGTCGACGACGACAGCTCGCAGCCGGCTGTTCTCGCGACGGTGCCGGCGCGCCGCGTCGATGCGTCGGGGAGCACTGTGTTGGTTCGGATGTATTACGCCGTGAACGCACGACATCCGGCATACCAGACGGGCCTCTTCGGGCGAGGCGCGATCGCTCTCTCCGAAGACGGTCGACGGCGGTTCACCGAATTTCCTGAGATCATCGCAGACGACCTGTTCCTCGACTCGCTGTTCGGCCCGGGAGAAACGGCCGAGGTCGACAATGTGGTGAGCGTTGTGCGCGCGGTGCGCTCCACCCGCGACCTCGTTCGCCGGCTCGCAAGGGTACGTCGCGGGAATGCGCAATTGCGCGCGGCCGACGCAACGGGTCAAGTGCGGCGGGCGATGGGCCCCGGCTGGTTGGTTGCGGCTGCGCGCACCGATCCGCGGATCATTCCGGGGGCTCTCGTCTATGCCGCGATCACCATCGCGGCTGAGGTGCAATCTCGGTGGGGCGGTGACGGTTGGGGCGCAGACCGGTCGACGAGCGATGCAGAGGCGGCGGTCATCCGATGA
- a CDS encoding UDP-glucose dehydrogenase family protein, with the protein MKVAVFGLGYVGAVTAAGLAARGHRVVGVDVDTHKVDLIAHGQSPVVEPGIDDLMREGVASGRLSASQDARVALDGADVSLLCVGTPSTSRGATDLTFISRAVRDIRDAMTVVSPPRTGHHSVVVRSTVPPGTGRDVVAPVFSDKLPAGWSVGTAMCPEFLREGAGVADFFDPPFVVVGTTDAETHRSLDELFAFLEIPLHHVTVETAEALKYACNAFHATKVAFANEIARVFRPYGVDSREVMRIFCEDTKLNISPTYLRPGFAFGGSCLPKDLRSLQHLARTSGVEAPLLVGTTTSNEISVREVVDRVVAADGRRVALLGLSFKSDTDDLRESPNVELAERLVGKGFDVRIYDPIINPERLIGTNRAHIMARLPHLDRLLTNSPEEALDEADVALVTSTGTEVVEALQHNSPGLLIDLSGRLGSDVEDVPGYQGVGW; encoded by the coding sequence ATGAAGGTCGCGGTATTCGGTCTTGGCTATGTCGGGGCAGTGACGGCTGCCGGCCTTGCAGCTCGAGGGCATCGCGTCGTCGGTGTCGATGTCGACACGCACAAGGTCGATCTGATAGCGCACGGCCAGAGTCCAGTGGTCGAGCCGGGGATTGATGATCTGATGCGCGAGGGCGTTGCTTCGGGCCGGCTCTCCGCGTCACAGGACGCGCGCGTTGCCCTCGACGGTGCCGACGTTTCGCTGCTTTGTGTCGGCACACCATCCACATCGCGGGGCGCCACGGATCTCACCTTCATCAGCCGGGCTGTCCGGGACATTCGAGACGCGATGACGGTCGTCTCGCCGCCGCGGACCGGCCACCACAGCGTGGTGGTCCGCAGCACCGTTCCTCCCGGCACCGGCCGTGACGTCGTCGCGCCCGTCTTCTCCGACAAACTCCCCGCCGGCTGGAGCGTCGGAACTGCGATGTGTCCGGAATTCCTGAGGGAGGGCGCTGGAGTCGCGGACTTCTTCGACCCGCCGTTCGTCGTCGTCGGCACGACCGACGCCGAGACGCATCGCTCGCTTGACGAATTGTTCGCGTTCCTGGAAATCCCCCTTCACCACGTCACCGTGGAGACGGCGGAAGCGCTGAAGTACGCCTGCAATGCTTTCCACGCAACCAAGGTCGCGTTCGCCAACGAGATTGCACGGGTGTTCCGCCCATATGGCGTCGACTCCCGCGAGGTCATGAGGATCTTCTGCGAGGACACAAAGCTGAACATTTCACCGACGTACCTCCGCCCAGGTTTTGCCTTCGGGGGTTCCTGTCTGCCGAAGGACCTCCGGTCACTGCAGCACTTGGCCAGGACGAGCGGTGTGGAGGCTCCACTGCTTGTCGGCACGACCACGAGCAATGAGATCTCCGTCCGCGAGGTGGTCGATCGTGTCGTCGCCGCGGATGGCCGCCGGGTCGCATTGTTGGGTCTGAGCTTCAAGTCGGACACCGATGACCTGCGTGAGAGTCCGAACGTCGAGCTGGCGGAGCGGCTCGTGGGTAAGGGCTTCGATGTTCGGATCTACGATCCGATCATCAACCCCGAGCGGTTGATCGGCACGAACCGCGCGCACATCATGGCCCGTCTCCCGCACTTGGACCGGCTGTTGACGAACTCTCCCGAGGAGGCTCTTGACGAGGCTGATGTGGCGCTCGTCACCTCGACTGGCACCGAGGTGGTCGAGGCGTTACAGCACAACTCACCAGGACTCCTGATCGATCTCAGCGGTCGCCTCGGCAGCGATGTGGAGGATGTGCCCGGCTATCAGGGAGTGGGCTGGTGA
- a CDS encoding polysaccharide deacetylase family protein: MSSALALPAGRRVNVCFHGVDRPRRALEHGENKYWVSHDEFLRLADAFATWDALSLSFDDGNVSDVEIVLPALVERGMTATFFVLAGRLDQPGSLTTGDVQELVEAGMTVGSHGWTHTPWTRLDGVELDREVIDARDLIAEITGAPVTTAALPLGQYNRAVLKAARHAGYSTLFTSDRQTTGANSWRQARFSVQKGTTPESLTTAVATALETHRRVYSTLKQFRKSWS, encoded by the coding sequence ATGAGTTCCGCTCTTGCGCTCCCTGCTGGGCGCCGGGTGAATGTGTGCTTCCATGGCGTCGATCGTCCGCGGCGAGCACTGGAACACGGCGAAAACAAATACTGGGTCAGCCATGACGAGTTCTTGCGTCTGGCAGACGCATTCGCGACGTGGGACGCGCTTTCGCTGAGTTTTGACGATGGCAACGTTTCCGACGTCGAGATCGTGTTGCCCGCCTTGGTAGAGCGCGGTATGACCGCAACGTTCTTCGTGCTGGCCGGTCGACTGGATCAACCTGGCAGCCTGACGACGGGGGACGTGCAAGAACTGGTCGAAGCCGGGATGACGGTCGGAAGTCACGGCTGGACGCACACTCCCTGGACCCGGCTCGACGGAGTCGAACTCGATCGCGAGGTCATTGACGCTCGTGACCTAATCGCCGAGATCACCGGTGCACCGGTCACGACTGCGGCCCTGCCGCTGGGCCAATACAACCGAGCCGTGCTGAAGGCAGCACGACACGCTGGATACTCGACGCTGTTCACCAGTGACAGGCAGACCACGGGCGCGAACTCTTGGCGCCAGGCGCGATTCAGTGTGCAGAAGGGGACGACGCCGGAATCTCTGACGACTGCTGTCGCGACAGCGCTGGAGACACACCGAAGGGTCTACTCCACGCTCAAGCAGTTTCGCAAGAGTTGGTCGTGA